A portion of the Lolium rigidum isolate FL_2022 chromosome 1, APGP_CSIRO_Lrig_0.1, whole genome shotgun sequence genome contains these proteins:
- the LOC124684134 gene encoding uncharacterized protein LOC124684134 — translation MDGAKENIKRNLGDKHGEYWALVDRIWDVYLHSPLHAAGHMLNPRIFYSDRFRHDTEISSGITTCIIQLGQVHYNPRKAAAQLEVYQQRLGAFDSDPANQQVMGIPQVEWWSTHGARTPDLQTVAKRILSQTCFGATRYNIDWSLSEKLHVGRWNRTLAEHKRFCQMEYVHYNLVLARATPQVHGPSVVQHGRLTMVLDDWIAAPK, via the exons ATGGATGGTGCTAAAGAAAACATAAAGCGCAATCTTGGAGATAAACATGGTGAATATTGGGCTTTGGTTGACAGAATATGGGATGTTTATTTGCATTCCCCACTCCATGCTGCTGGTCATATGCTAAACCCAAGGATATTTTACTCGGACCGATTCCGTCATGATACTGAGATCAGCAGCGGCATCACAACCTGTATAATCCAACTGGGACAGGTTCATTACAATCCCAGAAAAGCGGCTGCACAATTGGAAGTGTACCAACAAAGGTTGGGTGCTTTCGATTCAGATCCTGCAAATCAGCAAGTAATGGGAATACCACAAG TTGAATGGTGGTCGACCCATGGGGCTCGCACGCCGGATCTGCAAACCGTGGCGAAACGGATCTTGAGCCAGACGTGCTTCGGCGCTACCAGGTACAACATCGACTGGAGCTTATCTGAGAAGCTGCATGTTGGGCGGTGGAACAGAACATTAGCTGAACATAAGAGGTTCTGCCAAATGGAGTACGTCCACTACAACCTCGTGCTCGCCCGTGCCACCCCTCAGGTTCATGGTCCTTCCGTGGTTCAGCATGGTAGGCTGACCATGGTGCTGGATGACTGGATTGCAGCACCGAAATAG